The genomic window GATGATTGCGAAGGCGCCCGGGTGACCCCCAGAAAGAACAGGAAGTTTCTTGCACAGACAGAGCACCCCGAGTTATCAGGGTGTGTGCGAATTCCGTTGCTTCCCTTCAAACCGATTCATCGGTTTAGTATGTGAAATCGTTGAAACGGTTTCGATTCATTCTTGCAAATATTCCGGCCGCCCGGAACCTGGATTTGGCGCCAACACACCATTCGGAAGTGTCATACCCCGGAACGTCCAATCTCCCAACTCCGATAGGAGTGGCATCTTTATAGCTCTCAGTCCTCTCCCATTTTTGCGTGGTTGAACCCCGTAGGGGTGACATCTTCAATATCTCCGATCTCGGTTACCCTTAAATTCTCGGGAAAACCTGCATCCGACGTGGTATTCTGTCAGGTAGGCAAGCGCCCCCCCTGTTCCCATAGGAGCAAAACCTCATGGCCAATACCTATACCCAGATTTACATCCACTTGGTGTTTGCAGTCCAAGGGCGTCAGAATTTGATCCATCCCAGGCATAACGACGAGTTGCAGAAATACATCACAGGGATCGTCACCGCTCAAAAGCAGAAACTCATTTCCATCAACAACCGGCCGGACCATGTTCATATGCTGATTGGTCAGAAACCTGACATTGCCCTTTCAGACTTGGTGCGGGCAATTAAAGCTGGATCATCAGGGTTCATCAACCGGTGTGG from Terriglobia bacterium includes these protein-coding regions:
- the tnpA gene encoding IS200/IS605 family transposase, encoding MANTYTQIYIHLVFAVQGRQNLIHPRHNDELQKYITGIVTAQKQKLISINNRPDHVHMLIGQKPDIALSDLVRAIKAGSSGFINRCGWIRGKFEWQEGFGAFSHSHSQLTAVIRYIQNQEKHHARRTFQQEYLELLEKFQIPYDHKYIFESVEF